The following coding sequences lie in one Mercenaria mercenaria strain notata chromosome 5, MADL_Memer_1, whole genome shotgun sequence genomic window:
- the LOC123556269 gene encoding E3 ubiquitin-protein ligase UBR4-like isoform X2 produces MIQELIDFSLRRGTLHVRSEVRSLLCLLIKDNRCGTEEMNNIIMTHTSAAVKGHLSNPDLGSSVRHEILLLANSLKQEDTCWEFRVRCVMRLFLMGIQLKQPVIMESVTLPCLRILQHLIRPDKSQIAKDGSQEEPPVNVVMALPPKLHLNSAEWLAGNQNWRKCLPVQQAQQTTPTAEKKEEITEKQSEKDKCVEKTEARARYLEEKYATRWRTKMWKVPGVPLKLTQTTWLQQAIFSPSSQSARQTATRVIEYIAQVPSRKKEIVDMLTGCLDQAGKAGECAQEFLSLYGRIIQPTHRKHYLAIKGVLLKLGDLITKEVEKLQYLEETTLSSDLAQGFALKSVT; encoded by the exons ATGATTCAGGAGTTGATAGATTTCAGCCTTCGCCGAGGCACACTACATGTAAGGTCAGAGGTCAGATCCCTGCTCTGCCTACTGATCAAAGACAACAGGTGTGGAACAGAGGAAATGAACAACATTATAATGACTCATACATCAGCAGCAGTCAAAGGACATTTATCCAACCCAGATCTT GGTTCTTCTGTGAGACATGAGATACTGTTGCTGGCTAACTCCCTTAAACAAGAAGATACATGTTGGGAATTCAGGGTGAGATGTG TGATGCGACTCTTCCTGATGGGAATCCAGCTGAAACAACCGGTTATTATGGAAAGTGTGACATTACCCTGTCTAAGGATACTCCAACATCTGATTAGACCTGACAAGTCACAGATAGCTAAG GATGGTAGCCAGGAAGAACCCCCTGTCAATGTAGTGATGGCCTTACCTCCTAAGTTACATTTGAACAGTGCAGAGTGGTTGGCTGGAAACCAGAACTGGCGGAAATGTCTGCCAGTCCAACAAG CGCAGCAGACCACACCAACAGCAGAGAAGAAGGAAGAAATTACTGAGAAACAATCAGAAAAAGATAAATGTGTTGAGAAGACTGAAGCTCGGGCTCGTTATCTTGAGGAGAAATATGCCACTAGGTGGCGTACCAAGATGTGGAAGGTTCCTGGTGTTCCATTGAAGCTGACACAAACAACTTGGCTGCAGCAGGCTATATTCTCACCATCGTCCCAGTCAGCAAGACAGACAGCAACCAGGGTGATTGAGTATATAGCACAGGTTCCATCTAGGAAGAAAGAAATTGTGGACATGCTCACAGG GTGTTTGGATCAGGCGGGCAAGGCTGGAGAATGTGCCCAGGAGTTCCTATCCCTCTATGGTAGGATTATACAACCAACCCACAGGAAACATTACCTTGCTATCAAGGGGGTGTTACTCAAACTTGGAGATCTGATCACCAAG GAGGTGGAGAAACTACAGTACCTTGAGGAGACAACACTGAGTTCTGATCTGGCACAAGGTTTTGCTCTAAAATCTGTCACAT AG
- the LOC123556269 gene encoding E3 ubiquitin-protein ligase UBR4-like isoform X1 produces the protein MIQELIDFSLRRGTLHVRSEVRSLLCLLIKDNRCGTEEMNNIIMTHTSAAVKGHLSNPDLGSSVRHEILLLANSLKQEDTCWEFRVRCVMRLFLMGIQLKQPVIMESVTLPCLRILQHLIRPDKSQIAKDGSQEEPPVNVVMALPPKLHLNSAEWLAGNQNWRKCLPVQQAAQQTTPTAEKKEEITEKQSEKDKCVEKTEARARYLEEKYATRWRTKMWKVPGVPLKLTQTTWLQQAIFSPSSQSARQTATRVIEYIAQVPSRKKEIVDMLTGCLDQAGKAGECAQEFLSLYGRIIQPTHRKHYLAIKGVLLKLGDLITKEVEKLQYLEETTLSSDLAQGFALKSVT, from the exons ATGATTCAGGAGTTGATAGATTTCAGCCTTCGCCGAGGCACACTACATGTAAGGTCAGAGGTCAGATCCCTGCTCTGCCTACTGATCAAAGACAACAGGTGTGGAACAGAGGAAATGAACAACATTATAATGACTCATACATCAGCAGCAGTCAAAGGACATTTATCCAACCCAGATCTT GGTTCTTCTGTGAGACATGAGATACTGTTGCTGGCTAACTCCCTTAAACAAGAAGATACATGTTGGGAATTCAGGGTGAGATGTG TGATGCGACTCTTCCTGATGGGAATCCAGCTGAAACAACCGGTTATTATGGAAAGTGTGACATTACCCTGTCTAAGGATACTCCAACATCTGATTAGACCTGACAAGTCACAGATAGCTAAG GATGGTAGCCAGGAAGAACCCCCTGTCAATGTAGTGATGGCCTTACCTCCTAAGTTACATTTGAACAGTGCAGAGTGGTTGGCTGGAAACCAGAACTGGCGGAAATGTCTGCCAGTCCAACAAG CAGCGCAGCAGACCACACCAACAGCAGAGAAGAAGGAAGAAATTACTGAGAAACAATCAGAAAAAGATAAATGTGTTGAGAAGACTGAAGCTCGGGCTCGTTATCTTGAGGAGAAATATGCCACTAGGTGGCGTACCAAGATGTGGAAGGTTCCTGGTGTTCCATTGAAGCTGACACAAACAACTTGGCTGCAGCAGGCTATATTCTCACCATCGTCCCAGTCAGCAAGACAGACAGCAACCAGGGTGATTGAGTATATAGCACAGGTTCCATCTAGGAAGAAAGAAATTGTGGACATGCTCACAGG GTGTTTGGATCAGGCGGGCAAGGCTGGAGAATGTGCCCAGGAGTTCCTATCCCTCTATGGTAGGATTATACAACCAACCCACAGGAAACATTACCTTGCTATCAAGGGGGTGTTACTCAAACTTGGAGATCTGATCACCAAG GAGGTGGAGAAACTACAGTACCTTGAGGAGACAACACTGAGTTCTGATCTGGCACAAGGTTTTGCTCTAAAATCTGTCACAT AG